From the Homo sapiens chromosome 1, GRCh38.p14 Primary Assembly genome, one window contains:
- the LEFTY1 gene encoding left-right determination factor 1 preproprotein — MQPLWLCWALWVLPLASPGAALTGEQLLGSLLRQLQLKEVPTLDRADMEELVIPTHVRAQYVALLQRSHGDRSRGKRFSQSFREVAGRFLALEASTHLLVFGMEQRLPPNSELVQAVLRLFQEPVPKAALHRHGRLSPRSARARVTVEWLRVRDDGSNRTSLIDSRLVSVHESGWKAFDVTEAVNFWQQLSRPRQPLLLQVSVQREHLGPLASGAHKLVRFASQGAPAGLGEPQLELHTLDLGDYGAQGDCDPEAPMTEGTRCCRQEMYIDLQGMKWAENWVLEPPGFLAYECVGTCRQPPEALAFKWPFLGPRQCIASETDSLPMIVSIKEGGRTRPQVVSLPNMRVQKCSCASDGALVPRRLQP, encoded by the exons ATgcagcccctgtggctctgctggGCACTCTGGGTGTTGCCCCTGGCCAGCCCCGGGGCCGCCCTGACCGGGGAGCAGCTCCTGGGCAGCCTGCTGCGGCAGCTGCAGCTCAAAGAGGTGCCCACCCTGGACAGGGCCGACATGGAGGAGCTGGTCATCCCCACCCACGTGAGGGCCCAGTACGTGGCCCTGCTGCAGCGCAGCCACGGGGACCGCTCCCGCGGAAAGAGGTTCAGCCAGAGCTTCCGAG AGGTGGCCGGCAGGTTCCTGGCGTTGGAGGCCAGCACACACCTGCTGGTGTTCGGCATGGAGCAGCGGCTGCCGCCCAACAGCGAGCTGGTGCAGGCCGTGCTGCGGCTCTTCCAGGAGCCGGTCCCCAAGGCCGCGCTGCACAGGCACGGGCGGCTGTCCCCGCGCAGCGCCCGGGCCCGGGTGACCGTCGAGTGGCTGCGCGTCCGCGACGACGGCTCCAACCGCACCTCCCTCATCGACTCCAG GCTGGTGTCCGTCCACGAGAGCGGCTGGAAGGCCTTCGACGTGACCGAGGCCGTGAACTTCTGGCAGCAGCTGAGCCGGCCCCGGCAGCCGCTGCTGCTACAGGTGTCGGTGCAGAGGGAGCATCTGGGCCCGCTGGCGTCCGGCGCCCACAAGCTGGTCCGCTTTGCCTCGCAGGGGGCGCCAGCCGGGCTTGGGGAGCCCCAGCTGGAGCTGCACACCCTGGACCTTGGGGACTATGG AGCTCAGGGCGACTGTGACCCTGAAGCACCAATGACCGAGGGCACCCGCTGCTGCCGCCAGGAGATGTACATTGACCTGCAGGGGATGAAGTGGGCCGAGAACTGGGTGCTGGAGCCCCCGGGCTTCCTGGCTTATGAGTGTGTGGGCACCTGCCGGCAGCCCCCGGAGGCCCTGGCCTTCAAGTGGCCGTTTCTGGGGCCTCGACAGTGCATCGCCTCGGAGACTGACTCGCTGCCCATGATCGTCAGCAtcaaggagggaggcaggaccaggccccaggtggtcagcctgcccaacatgaggGTGCAGAAGTGCAGCTGTGCCTCGGATGGTGCGCTCGTGCCAAGGAGGCTCCAGCCATAG